A part of Chloroflexota bacterium genomic DNA contains:
- the selD gene encoding selenide, water dikinase SelD: METYRNMTVPDLLIGLDDPDDAAVWRLEDGRALIVTTDFFTPVVDNAYDYGAIAAANSLSDVYAMGATPFAALTVAALPPDLPLEISREIIRGLAEKTAESGTVIVGGHTIQDKEPKIGLVALGFGEEKTLLRKDGLLVGDRLVLTKPLGFGVTTTALKQQKAPPEDVAEVVGWMKRLNRDAAKLALAFGLRAATDITGFGFLGHAWEMAQGAGLGLRIQFDRMPFISCAKKHASQWRFPGGASDNQIFFGDHVNFVDTIPEEFQMLLFDPQTNGGLLLGVPAEKISDFLKQAAEMNQPAWEIGEVVAGDRITVLG, translated from the coding sequence ATGGAAACCTATCGAAATATGACTGTCCCCGATTTATTGATCGGCCTGGACGATCCTGATGACGCGGCTGTTTGGCGGCTGGAAGATGGGCGTGCTCTCATCGTGACGACGGATTTCTTCACCCCCGTCGTGGATAATGCCTATGATTATGGCGCGATTGCCGCGGCCAACAGCCTCTCGGATGTCTATGCTATGGGTGCGACGCCATTTGCCGCGCTGACGGTGGCAGCTTTGCCGCCCGACCTGCCGCTGGAGATTTCGCGGGAGATCATCCGCGGCCTGGCCGAAAAGACGGCTGAGTCCGGCACGGTGATTGTTGGCGGCCATACGATCCAGGATAAGGAGCCCAAGATCGGTCTTGTTGCGCTTGGTTTTGGCGAAGAAAAGACCCTCCTGCGCAAGGATGGTCTGTTGGTGGGCGACCGGCTGGTGCTTACCAAGCCGCTCGGGTTTGGTGTGACCACCACGGCTCTCAAGCAGCAGAAAGCTCCGCCTGAAGACGTGGCTGAGGTGGTGGGATGGATGAAGCGGCTCAATCGGGACGCAGCGAAACTAGCGCTGGCCTTTGGCCTGCGGGCAGCCACCGATATTACTGGGTTTGGCTTCCTCGGTCATGCCTGGGAGATGGCACAAGGCGCTGGACTGGGATTGCGGATCCAATTTGACCGGATGCCTTTCATCTCCTGCGCAAAGAAACATGCCAGCCAATGGCGCTTCCCCGGAGGCGCTTCGGACAACCAGATATTCTTCGGCGATCATGTGAATTTTGTCGACACAATCCCGGAAGAGTTCCAGATGCTGCTGTTTGACCCGCAGACCAACGGCGGCCTGTTATTGGGCGTCCCCGCTGAGAAGATTAGTGACTTCTTGAAGCAGGCGGCCGAGATGAACCAACCGGCCTGGGAAATCGGTGAGGTGGTTGCCGGGGACCGGATCACGGTGTTGGGCTGA
- a CDS encoding methyltransferase domain-containing protein encodes MKKGNPRIERIDQSLVEKIINTSNLTGEISESDQAEMAIPSYLNKNPLIREIFWRRYDGVFQLFALKPEMVVCEFGCGFGAFLPTLVEHTAKVYAVDLFPQYAQAVAEELNLPVEFSTSLDSVPDGSLDVLYAVEVLEHLDDLPAGIQLIARKLKPGGRLIMSGPTESTLYKIGRFMVGYNKYHEYHRNNVYLLKQGILDNGFRLERTAFFPNRLVLLNLIGQFQVKAK; translated from the coding sequence ATGAAAAAAGGGAACCCACGGATTGAGCGTATTGATCAGTCGCTGGTTGAGAAGATTATTAACACATCAAATTTAACTGGTGAAATCTCAGAGTCCGACCAGGCGGAAATGGCTATCCCAAGTTACCTAAATAAAAATCCACTGATCCGGGAGATCTTCTGGCGGCGTTATGACGGGGTCTTTCAGCTCTTTGCGCTTAAACCGGAGATGGTCGTATGTGAATTCGGCTGCGGGTTTGGTGCTTTCCTGCCGACCCTGGTGGAGCATACTGCCAAAGTGTATGCTGTGGATTTGTTCCCTCAATATGCGCAGGCTGTGGCTGAAGAGCTGAACCTGCCTGTTGAATTTTCCACCAGTCTGGATTCAGTCCCGGATGGTTCATTGGATGTGCTCTATGCGGTGGAAGTGCTGGAACATTTGGATGACCTGCCGGCGGGAATCCAGTTGATTGCCCGCAAGTTGAAACCGGGCGGCAGGTTGATTATGTCAGGCCCGACGGAAAGCACGTTATATAAGATCGGCCGCTTCATGGTCGGTTACAATAAATACCATGAGTACCATCGGAACAATGTCTATCTGTTGAAGCAAGGGATATTGGATAATGGTTTCAGGCTGGAGCGGACAGCCTTCTTTCCAAACAGGTTGGTCCTGCTCAATTTAATTGGTCAATTTCAGGTGAAAGCGAAATAG
- a CDS encoding GIY-YIG nuclease family protein yields MAYFCYIVHCANNTYYTGWTTDPKRRVKEHNAGRGARYTRMNGPVELVYVEEVEDHSTALKREIQIKRYSHARKAALAESFEMLPDFID; encoded by the coding sequence ATGGCCTACTTCTGTTACATCGTCCACTGCGCAAATAATACTTACTATACCGGATGGACGACCGACCCCAAACGGCGGGTCAAGGAACATAACGCCGGAAGAGGTGCCCGCTATACCCGCATGAACGGCCCGGTGGAATTGGTCTATGTGGAAGAAGTTGAGGACCACAGCACAGCCTTGAAACGAGAGATTCAGATCAAGCGCTACAGCCATGCCCGCAAAGCTGCTCTGGCCGAATCATTTGAGATGCTGCCTGATTTTATTGATTGA
- the rplS gene encoding 50S ribosomal protein L19, with the protein MNHAELLKSVEAPVNENIPELFPGDTVSVHVLIKEGTRERVQVFKGTVLFVRGSKNDASFTVRRIASNGIGVERTFMTRSPRVQKVVVERHTKVRRARLYFLRERTGKSARLKQRF; encoded by the coding sequence ATGAATCATGCTGAACTCTTAAAATCAGTTGAAGCGCCAGTAAACGAGAACATTCCTGAACTGTTCCCTGGCGACACCGTCAGTGTACATGTCTTGATTAAAGAAGGTACTCGTGAACGTGTTCAGGTTTTCAAAGGCACAGTTTTGTTCGTTCGTGGCAGCAAGAACGATGCATCCTTCACCGTGCGGCGGATCGCCAGCAACGGGATCGGTGTTGAGCGTACTTTCATGACTCGCTCACCCCGTGTCCAAAAAGTGGTTGTCGAACGGCACACCAAAGTTCGCCGTGCTCGACTCTATTTCTTGCGCGAACGCACCGGCAAGAGCGCCCGGCTAAAACAGCGCTTCTAG
- the galK gene encoding galactokinase encodes MPSSDPKTSTQTILSPGRVNLLGEHVDYNEGPVLPVAIDLTLTLKISPLNSDQIILHAIDLGKTARFSLADLDNKVDLEGQPLPHFALYPAGVAWACQQAGLPVHGLEASYSSNIPIGSGLSSSAAVEVAFAQAFKTLGKWDIDRMSLVKLTKQAENDYVGVQSGIMDQFAVLFGQKDHALYLDTATLAWEAVPLPPDVAIIVADSQEPRELAGSAYNDRRNACQQAVNALQNHLPEIRSLREVSPEAFHQYGRELPAIIRMRAQHVVEEIARVEESVKLLRAGDVTGFGKLMIQGHESLRDLYEVSTPELNALVEIALSQPGCYGARLTGAGFGGCTVNLVRDDQAEVFIKNVESQYHERTCKTTKLYHCHATQGAHLT; translated from the coding sequence ATGCCGTCATCAGACCCCAAAACCAGTACACAGACCATCCTTTCTCCTGGCCGGGTCAACTTGCTGGGCGAGCATGTCGATTATAACGAAGGCCCCGTACTGCCGGTGGCTATTGACCTGACCCTGACCCTCAAAATTTCCCCCCTGAACTCAGACCAAATCATCCTGCACGCCATCGACCTGGGTAAGACAGCCCGTTTCTCCTTAGCGGATTTGGATAACAAAGTGGATCTTGAGGGACAACCCCTACCCCACTTTGCGCTCTACCCGGCTGGCGTCGCCTGGGCCTGCCAGCAGGCCGGGCTCCCCGTGCACGGTCTGGAAGCCTCCTACTCTTCAAACATCCCCATCGGCTCAGGGCTCAGTTCCTCAGCCGCTGTGGAAGTAGCCTTTGCGCAGGCCTTCAAGACCCTGGGCAAATGGGATATTGACCGGATGAGCCTGGTGAAACTGACCAAGCAGGCGGAAAACGACTATGTCGGCGTGCAATCCGGCATCATGGACCAATTTGCCGTCCTGTTTGGACAAAAGGATCATGCTCTTTATCTGGATACCGCCACGCTGGCCTGGGAAGCTGTCCCCTTGCCCCCGGATGTCGCCATCATCGTCGCCGATTCCCAGGAGCCGCGGGAATTGGCCGGTTCAGCCTACAACGACAGGCGCAATGCCTGCCAGCAAGCGGTGAACGCTCTTCAAAACCACCTGCCAGAGATCAGATCCCTGCGCGAGGTTTCACCTGAGGCCTTCCATCAATATGGCCGGGAGCTGCCAGCGATAATCCGGATGAGAGCCCAACACGTTGTGGAGGAGATCGCCCGGGTGGAAGAATCGGTCAAGTTATTACGAGCGGGAGACGTCACCGGCTTTGGCAAGCTGATGATCCAGGGACATGAGAGCCTGCGTGACCTCTATGAGGTCAGCACACCGGAACTCAACGCCCTGGTGGAGATTGCCCTTTCGCAGCCCGGCTGCTATGGCGCGCGGCTGACCGGGGCGGGCTTTGGCGGTTGTACCGTGAACCTCGTCCGGGATGACCAGGCTGAAGTCTTCATCAAGAATGTGGAATCTCAATATCATGAGCGCACGTGTAAAACCACCAAGCTCTACCACTGTCATGCCACGCAAGGCGCTCATCTGACCTGA
- a CDS encoding ThuA domain-containing protein codes for MDNKPKVTVWNEFRHERADPVVLAIYPEGIHGAIAGFLRTGGFQVRTATLDEPEHGLTQEVLDDTDVLIWWGHMAHGEVQDAIVDRVQERVLNGMGLIVLHSGHFSKIFKRMMGTSCNLRWREAAEKERIWTIANGHPITKGVGLHFELPHTEMYGEYFDIPEPDVLVFVSWFAGGDVFRSGCCWQRGFGRVFYFAPGHETFPIYYDKNIQQVITNACLWAADHKQHTVEFGHVPEPLEPLD; via the coding sequence ATGGATAATAAACCTAAAGTCACGGTTTGGAATGAATTTCGCCATGAGAGAGCCGACCCCGTAGTCCTGGCGATTTATCCGGAAGGCATTCATGGGGCGATTGCGGGTTTCCTGCGCACTGGCGGCTTCCAGGTGCGGACAGCCACGCTGGATGAACCCGAACACGGCCTGACCCAGGAAGTGCTGGATGATACCGATGTGTTGATTTGGTGGGGACACATGGCGCACGGTGAAGTCCAGGATGCGATTGTGGATCGGGTGCAGGAGCGGGTCCTGAACGGTATGGGGTTGATCGTGCTGCATTCCGGACATTTCTCAAAGATCTTCAAACGGATGATGGGGACTTCCTGTAACCTGCGCTGGCGGGAGGCCGCCGAAAAGGAACGCATTTGGACCATCGCCAACGGGCATCCGATCACCAAGGGCGTGGGCCTGCATTTTGAGCTGCCTCACACAGAAATGTACGGTGAGTATTTTGACATCCCCGAGCCGGATGTGTTGGTCTTTGTGAGCTGGTTCGCAGGTGGCGATGTCTTCCGCAGCGGCTGCTGCTGGCAGCGGGGCTTTGGGCGGGTGTTCTACTTCGCCCCGGGCCATGAGACTTTCCCGATCTATTATGACAAAAATATCCAGCAGGTGATTACGAATGCCTGTCTTTGGGCGGCGGATCACAAACAGCATACTGTAGAATTCGGGCATGTACCTGAGCCGCTTGAGCCATTAGATTGA
- a CDS encoding glycosyltransferase family 2 protein, whose product MKYSIVLPVYNEEEVISSSILKIIELFVRMDMDWEIVAVDDGSVDNSYETLKTLQADYPSALKVVRHPYNKGNGATIKTGIKTATGDAIICMDSDGQHDPEDILKMLPYLGEYDLVVGARPFKSDGTWYRNLANKFYNGLASQLTGFKIEDLTSGFRIFKADVVKKFYYLFPQRFSYPTTSTLALLKGGYNIKYVPINIQARKAGASKIRLFRDGFRFTTIIFKIILLFEPMRVFLPVTIVSFLLGLVSMIISIIQNARLYVPNSSVILFVLSILAFLLGILAEHTTAIQMAIIERD is encoded by the coding sequence ATGAAATATTCAATTGTCCTGCCGGTGTATAACGAAGAAGAGGTTATCTCCTCCTCAATTCTTAAAATCATTGAGCTCTTTGTCAGGATGGATATGGATTGGGAGATTGTGGCCGTTGATGATGGCTCAGTGGATAACAGTTATGAAACCCTGAAGACCTTACAAGCTGATTACCCTAGTGCACTCAAAGTTGTTCGTCATCCTTACAATAAGGGCAATGGCGCAACTATCAAGACCGGGATCAAGACGGCTACCGGCGACGCCATCATTTGCATGGATAGTGATGGTCAGCATGACCCTGAGGATATCCTCAAGATGCTGCCCTACCTGGGCGAATATGATCTGGTGGTGGGTGCTCGTCCTTTCAAATCCGATGGCACCTGGTACCGCAACCTGGCCAATAAGTTCTATAACGGCCTGGCATCGCAATTGACAGGTTTCAAGATTGAAGACCTGACCTCCGGTTTCCGAATTTTCAAAGCGGATGTGGTCAAGAAATTTTATTACCTTTTTCCTCAGCGTTTTTCCTATCCGACAACCAGTACCCTGGCTCTGTTGAAGGGTGGCTATAACATCAAGTATGTGCCAATCAACATCCAGGCACGCAAAGCCGGTGCCAGCAAGATCCGACTCTTCCGGGATGGTTTCCGCTTTACGACGATCATTTTCAAGATCATCCTGCTCTTTGAGCCGATGCGGGTGTTCCTGCCGGTAACGATTGTTTCATTCTTGCTGGGGCTGGTAAGCATGATCATCAGCATCATCCAAAACGCCAGGCTCTATGTGCCAAATTCCAGCGTGATCCTGTTTGTGCTGAGCATTCTCGCTTTCCTACTGGGTATTTTGGCCGAGCACACCACAGCCATTCAGATGGCGATTATTGAACGGGATTAG
- the msrP gene encoding protein-methionine-sulfoxide reductase catalytic subunit MsrP — MTRKEQGSVRLSKNEITPKHIYDSRRDFLKKMGIVGLGAALAGCAPRTSPTQTATQTAPSSVATLSGLTDELGAPLTDYSAVTGYCNFYEFTTNKEEVDDLAADFVPGPWSVEVTGLVNKPQTFSLAEILEKFDQQERIYRMRCVEGWSMVIPWNGFPLRQLLEEVEPTAEAKYVAFQTAVLPEVMDGVNSARFPFPYQEGLRLDEALNDLTLLATGLYNESLPPQNGAPIRLVVPWKYGFKSIKSIVKIALVADQPDTMWNTIAPSEYGFYANVNPDVDHPRWSQGTEIRIGENQRRDTLYMNGYADEVDYLYEEMDLTVYF; from the coding sequence ATGACCCGTAAAGAGCAAGGTTCCGTTCGGCTAAGCAAGAATGAAATCACCCCCAAACACATTTATGATTCAAGGCGCGATTTCCTCAAGAAAATGGGGATTGTAGGCTTAGGTGCTGCCCTCGCGGGTTGCGCACCGCGGACTTCTCCCACTCAGACAGCCACCCAGACCGCACCCAGCAGCGTGGCAACGCTCAGCGGCCTGACCGATGAGTTGGGTGCGCCATTGACGGATTACAGCGCCGTGACGGGGTATTGTAATTTCTACGAATTTACGACCAATAAGGAAGAAGTGGATGACCTGGCGGCGGATTTCGTACCGGGCCCCTGGTCTGTGGAAGTGACCGGTTTGGTGAATAAGCCGCAGACTTTTTCGCTGGCAGAGATTCTGGAGAAGTTTGATCAGCAGGAACGGATCTACCGGATGCGTTGTGTGGAAGGCTGGTCAATGGTGATCCCCTGGAACGGATTCCCGCTGCGCCAGCTATTGGAAGAAGTTGAGCCGACCGCAGAGGCGAAGTATGTGGCATTCCAGACGGCTGTGTTGCCGGAGGTGATGGATGGTGTGAATTCAGCGCGTTTTCCTTTCCCCTATCAGGAAGGCTTGCGGTTGGATGAAGCCCTGAATGATCTCACCCTGCTGGCGACCGGGTTGTATAATGAATCGCTGCCGCCCCAAAACGGTGCACCGATCCGTCTGGTGGTGCCCTGGAAATATGGCTTTAAGAGCATTAAGTCAATTGTCAAAATTGCACTCGTGGCCGACCAGCCTGACACGATGTGGAACACCATCGCACCGTCGGAATATGGCTTTTATGCCAATGTAAACCCGGACGTGGATCACCCCCGGTGGTCTCAGGGAACCGAGATCCGGATTGGTGAGAACCAAAGACGGGATACGCTATATATGAATGGTTATGCTGATGAGGTGGATTATCTCTATGAAGAGATGGACCTTACGGTATATTTCTAG
- a CDS encoding LysM peptidoglycan-binding domain-containing protein, which produces MKPNRKSPFLTVISLLSFLLLGFIKPQPVQAQAGTAWEMLAEINSLRAANGLAPMEENYYLNLSAQNHADWIAETGIGSHYEDDGSTATDRAHAVGYTGAIVTENWARGPGLTVYNCIYVMWDDPDHWDNMLDPNRKEFGAGVALDDSGFTVYVVNFSNYDTNNSQPSDATDTTGDVDTGPTATTGPVIYALITSTPAPDGTIIHVVQYGQTLWGIAEAYGISLADLLALNGLTEDSAIYPDEQLLIVQGTGETPTPTPTEVLTEPTLTPTPTEKSVETEVMATPTPTPEPRNNFLTNIFSGDTLWVGIGLVVVSLFGIGLLLFTSSRLR; this is translated from the coding sequence ATGAAACCAAATCGAAAATCCCCCTTCCTGACAGTGATCTCTCTCCTGAGCTTCCTGCTGTTGGGTTTCATTAAGCCCCAACCGGTGCAGGCTCAGGCCGGTACCGCCTGGGAAATGTTGGCAGAGATCAACAGCCTTAGGGCCGCCAATGGCCTTGCGCCAATGGAAGAGAACTATTACCTCAACCTCTCCGCGCAAAACCATGCCGATTGGATTGCTGAGACGGGGATTGGCAGTCACTATGAAGACGATGGCAGCACGGCGACCGACCGGGCCCATGCCGTGGGCTATACGGGCGCGATTGTGACCGAGAACTGGGCGCGCGGCCCAGGCCTGACGGTTTATAACTGCATCTATGTCATGTGGGACGACCCGGACCATTGGGATAACATGCTGGACCCCAACCGGAAAGAGTTTGGCGCAGGGGTCGCTCTGGATGATAGCGGTTTCACCGTTTATGTGGTGAATTTCAGCAATTACGATACCAACAATTCACAACCCAGTGACGCTACGGATACAACCGGTGATGTTGACACAGGCCCAACCGCAACAACCGGGCCGGTCATTTATGCGCTCATCACATCGACCCCTGCCCCGGATGGCACCATTATCCATGTCGTGCAGTATGGGCAGACCTTGTGGGGTATCGCTGAGGCATATGGCATTTCCCTGGCTGATCTGCTGGCACTGAATGGACTGACCGAAGATTCGGCTATTTATCCGGATGAGCAGTTGCTCATTGTACAGGGCACCGGTGAGACACCGACCCCCACACCGACCGAAGTCCTTACGGAACCTACCTTGACTCCCACGCCAACAGAGAAATCCGTGGAAACAGAAGTGATGGCAACCCCCACACCCACACCGGAACCACGCAATAACTTCCTGACCAATATCTTCAGTGGGGATACCCTCTGGGTGGGCATTGGACTGGTGGTAGTCAGCTTGTTTGGAATCGGCTTGCTGCTGTTCACTTCCTCCCGGTTGAGATAA
- the galE gene encoding UDP-glucose 4-epimerase GalE gives MKVLITGGAGYIGSTICSALEDNGHTPIILDSLVTGRKEFTKDHIFYHADIADKEAVQQIFTDHPDIAATIHCAALIVVPESVSRPFDYYRENVVKSMGFFHQLSELGFPRVVFSSSAAIYDVVPDFMVTEESPLKPSSPYSRTKYMMEMILQDFAHAYGLKAIALRYFNPIGADPQMRSGMHIKEPSHILGKLVSVAMEEEPVFNITGTGWPTRDGTGIRDYIHVWDLAQAHVKAVENFDEVIAKAADPETPYAVINLGTGKGVTVRELVDAFQKVFGHQINIEEKPPRPGDVAGAYANADKAKKFLGWEAELPIEKGIEDALKWGEIREQILDFSND, from the coding sequence ATGAAGGTATTGATTACCGGAGGCGCCGGCTATATCGGCAGCACCATTTGCTCCGCCCTCGAAGACAACGGCCATACCCCCATCATTCTCGATTCGCTGGTCACCGGCCGCAAAGAATTCACCAAAGACCACATCTTCTATCATGCGGATATCGCAGATAAAGAGGCTGTCCAACAGATCTTCACTGACCATCCGGACATCGCCGCCACCATCCACTGTGCGGCCCTGATCGTCGTCCCCGAATCCGTCTCCCGGCCTTTCGATTATTATCGCGAGAATGTGGTTAAATCAATGGGGTTCTTTCACCAGCTTTCCGAACTGGGTTTCCCCCGGGTGGTGTTCAGCTCCTCTGCCGCCATCTATGATGTCGTGCCCGATTTCATGGTGACGGAAGAATCCCCGCTGAAACCCAGCAGCCCCTATTCCCGCACCAAATACATGATGGAAATGATCCTACAGGACTTCGCCCACGCTTATGGGCTCAAGGCCATTGCCCTGCGTTATTTCAACCCGATCGGCGCTGACCCGCAGATGCGCTCCGGGATGCACATCAAAGAACCCAGCCATATCCTGGGCAAACTGGTCTCCGTTGCAATGGAAGAAGAACCTGTCTTCAACATCACAGGCACCGGCTGGCCCACTCGGGATGGCACGGGCATTCGGGACTACATCCATGTTTGGGATCTGGCTCAGGCGCATGTCAAAGCCGTTGAAAACTTTGATGAGGTGATTGCCAAAGCCGCCGACCCCGAGACCCCCTATGCCGTCATCAACCTCGGCACAGGTAAAGGCGTCACGGTGCGCGAATTGGTGGATGCCTTCCAGAAGGTCTTCGGTCATCAGATCAATATTGAAGAGAAGCCGCCTCGCCCGGGTGATGTCGCCGGCGCTTATGCCAACGCAGACAAAGCCAAGAAATTCCTGGGTTGGGAAGCTGAATTACCTATCGAAAAGGGCATCGAAGATGCGCTCAAATGGGGCGAGATCAGAGAACAAATCCTGGATTTCAGCAACGACTAA
- a CDS encoding Gfo/Idh/MocA family oxidoreductase → MAPKKIRAGVVGCGKISHFHIHNIYKNKQADVVGLCDPYQPSIDKLAEGFVAAGTWRQTPSTRHHQYGIHS, encoded by the coding sequence ATGGCCCCTAAGAAGATCCGTGCGGGGGTTGTTGGCTGCGGGAAAATCAGTCATTTTCATATCCATAATATATACAAGAACAAACAAGCAGATGTTGTCGGTCTTTGTGACCCCTATCAGCCATCCATAGACAAGCTCGCTGAGGGGTTTGTCGCTGCCGGCACCTGGCGGCAAACACCGTCCACCCGGCATCACCAGTATGGGATACATTCCTGA
- a CDS encoding gamma-glutamyl-gamma-aminobutyrate hydrolase family protein: protein MPISSHPIIGITGGNVKNKTGSYAFNVGQAYVTAIRHAGGIPLLIPLGTGKADLHRISQLVDGVLFTGGGDIETKRFNGQGHPRVYGISPLRDKLEFTLMDIALKDHKPLLAICRGIQVLNVTFGGGLYTDIADQLENALKHDWYPNYPRDKHAHTVSLKQDSILHEIFQADDVPVNSLHHQGVGKVGDGLEAVAFAPDGLVEGLFVKDQNFAVGVQWHPECLPDDSPMQALFKAFITACQNPIE, encoded by the coding sequence ATGCCCATATCATCCCATCCCATCATCGGTATCACAGGCGGTAACGTCAAAAATAAGACGGGGAGCTACGCCTTCAATGTCGGCCAGGCTTATGTGACCGCCATTCGGCACGCGGGCGGTATCCCCCTCCTGATCCCATTGGGAACCGGGAAAGCCGACCTGCACAGGATCTCCCAGTTGGTTGATGGCGTTCTTTTCACCGGCGGTGGGGATATTGAGACCAAACGCTTCAACGGGCAGGGCCATCCCCGGGTCTATGGTATCTCCCCACTGCGGGATAAACTGGAATTCACTCTGATGGACATAGCCCTCAAGGATCACAAGCCCCTGCTGGCGATCTGTCGCGGGATCCAGGTGCTCAATGTGACTTTTGGCGGCGGTCTCTACACCGATATCGCAGACCAGCTGGAAAACGCCCTCAAACATGACTGGTACCCCAATTACCCCCGAGATAAACATGCCCATACCGTCAGCTTGAAGCAAGACAGCATCCTGCACGAGATCTTCCAGGCGGATGACGTCCCCGTGAACAGCCTCCACCACCAGGGCGTGGGAAAAGTCGGTGATGGTCTGGAAGCCGTCGCCTTCGCGCCGGATGGACTGGTTGAGGGACTGTTTGTCAAAGACCAAAACTTCGCAGTCGGCGTCCAGTGGCATCCGGAATGCCTGCCGGATGATTCGCCAATGCAAGCACTCTTTAAGGCCTTCATCACCGCCTGCCAAAATCCCATCGAATAA
- a CDS encoding ferric reductase-like transmembrane domain-containing protein: MNQQTEDRRQESQRFQMKVLANITGVLPLVLLIGSYVRGELGFNPIEAALQTTGKIAVVFLVLTLAITPIRRLFHFPLIRHVRKPLGLYAAFYAVLHFLIFVWWDYGLDFGLIWAEIETKPFIIIGLIALLILLALSVTSFRILQRKIGKGWVRLHRLTYLAGILVIAHFLLAVKGNLLTLQGEYALPLILGAILLALMALRLPFIDKLMK; the protein is encoded by the coding sequence ATGAACCAACAGACTGAAGACCGCAGGCAGGAATCCCAACGCTTTCAAATGAAAGTGTTGGCTAACATCACCGGTGTCTTGCCGTTGGTTTTATTGATTGGTTCTTATGTCCGGGGTGAGCTGGGCTTCAATCCCATCGAGGCTGCCCTGCAAACAACTGGTAAGATTGCGGTGGTCTTCCTTGTGCTGACCCTGGCTATCACGCCGATTCGCAGACTATTTCACTTCCCTCTCATCCGCCACGTGCGAAAACCTCTCGGCCTCTATGCCGCATTTTATGCTGTTTTGCACTTTTTGATTTTTGTCTGGTGGGACTACGGGCTGGATTTTGGGCTGATCTGGGCGGAAATCGAGACTAAGCCCTTCATCATCATTGGCCTGATCGCATTATTAATTTTGTTGGCGTTGTCCGTAACGTCTTTCCGCATTCTTCAGCGCAAGATTGGTAAGGGTTGGGTCCGGCTGCATCGGCTGACCTATTTGGCGGGTATATTGGTCATCGCACATTTCCTGCTGGCGGTCAAAGGAAATCTTTTGACCCTTCAAGGAGAATATGCCCTGCCGCTGATTTTAGGTGCGATCCTGTTGGCCTTAATGGCTTTGCGGCTGCCGTTTATAGACAAGTTAATGAAATAG
- a CDS encoding site-2 protease family protein — protein sequence MFIAFTVHEFSHAAIATLFGDPTPRDAGRLTLNPLKHLDIFGTLMLLVAGFGWAKPVPINPYAINQKNKAGVMLVSLAGPASNFLLACFAAIPLRFNWIPLIKGASDIFPSWGEFVLEFVFINLALFLFNLIPLPPLDGEKIVAFFLPEHWVEKLEKIRPYSSYILLFVVFILPRIGFDVMDIILNQPLISLTRFLIGL from the coding sequence TTGTTCATCGCGTTCACCGTGCATGAATTTTCGCACGCCGCAATCGCAACCCTATTCGGCGACCCAACGCCAAGAGACGCCGGGCGGCTGACCCTTAACCCCCTGAAGCACCTGGATATCTTCGGCACGCTCATGCTGTTGGTGGCCGGTTTCGGCTGGGCCAAGCCCGTTCCAATCAACCCCTATGCCATCAACCAGAAGAATAAGGCCGGTGTGATGCTGGTCTCACTGGCAGGGCCCGCTTCCAATTTCCTCTTGGCCTGTTTCGCTGCCATCCCACTCCGATTTAATTGGATCCCACTCATCAAAGGCGCCAGCGACATCTTCCCATCCTGGGGAGAGTTCGTTCTGGAGTTCGTCTTTATCAACCTTGCTCTGTTCTTGTTCAACCTGATCCCACTGCCGCCTCTGGATGGTGAGAAGATCGTTGCCTTCTTCCTGCCGGAACATTGGGTGGAAAAGTTAGAGAAGATCCGCCCCTACAGTTCCTATATCCTGCTGTTTGTAGTCTTCATCCTGCCAAGAATCGGCTTTGACGTGATGGATATCATCCTCAATCAACCATTGATCTCCCTCACCCGCTTCCTGATTGGCCTTTAG